A part of Bacteroidia bacterium genomic DNA contains:
- a CDS encoding class I SAM-dependent methyltransferase, whose protein sequence is MQEAIPTSTQVILNDMYNLAKYDGVKVAKALAKSIITKVTPADVGTAYLSISQEQGEYLYHLICERNFKNIVEFGTSFGISTLYLAEGVQQTGGSVTTTEIIPEKCRQARNTFKKAGLENYISLWEGDALETLKQVNQPIDLLLLDGWKNLYLPVFRLLQPLFHKNTMIFVDNTNMKGVKTFLKEVEKETEKYKFEKLDFDKGNTVLITVK, encoded by the coding sequence ATGCAAGAAGCAATTCCTACATCAACACAAGTCATTTTAAATGACATGTATAATTTGGCAAAATACGACGGCGTAAAAGTGGCCAAGGCTTTGGCAAAAAGTATCATAACCAAAGTAACGCCTGCGGATGTAGGAACTGCTTACTTGTCCATTTCGCAAGAGCAAGGCGAATACCTATACCATTTGATTTGCGAAAGGAACTTCAAAAATATAGTGGAGTTTGGGACTTCTTTTGGAATTTCAACCCTGTACTTGGCGGAAGGCGTGCAACAGACGGGGGGGAGTGTTACCACCACAGAGATAATCCCTGAAAAATGCAGGCAAGCCAGGAACACCTTCAAAAAAGCTGGTTTGGAGAACTACATTTCGCTTTGGGAAGGCGATGCTTTAGAAACCCTAAAGCAGGTCAATCAACCCATTGATTTGCTCCTGTTAGACGGCTGGAAGAATTTGTATTTGCCCGTTTTTCGATTGCTACAACCATTATTTCATAAAAACACCATGATTTTTGTAGACAACACCAACATGAAAGGAGTAAAGACATTCCTGAAAGAAGTAGAGAAAGAAACGGAAAAGTACAAGTTTGAAAAGCTGGATTTCGACAAAGGAAATACGGTTTTGATTACAGTAAAATGA
- a CDS encoding DUF6624 domain-containing protein has translation MRALTTILISLISISIQAQTFDEWISLGEKRYDEKAYAESAKEYTKAFEAGDGNAMQYYNAACSWALAGDTVQSLNYLNLSADKGWNNLDHIKKDKDLASLHTIQGWDKVLEKVQANLDAYEKDFDKPLKLQLEKIYVRDQTLRQLYQDAEEKFGRESDQMKYFWKLVSEQDSLNEIEVIQIIEERGWVGKSLVGGQANMTLWLVIQHAPLETQEKYLPLLKESVLKGESQGSHLALLEDRILMRNGKPQTYGSQIITDTKTGKQIVYEIREPEYVNQRRKAVGLGPIEDYVKRWGIEWTIGQKFD, from the coding sequence ATGAGAGCACTCACCACGATTTTGATTTCGCTGATTTCAATTTCCATTCAGGCGCAGACATTTGATGAATGGATCAGCCTTGGTGAAAAACGCTACGATGAAAAGGCGTATGCCGAATCAGCAAAAGAATATACGAAGGCGTTTGAGGCTGGAGATGGGAATGCAATGCAATATTATAATGCTGCCTGTTCCTGGGCTTTAGCGGGCGATACTGTTCAATCGCTTAATTATCTCAACCTGTCGGCAGATAAAGGCTGGAACAACCTGGACCATATAAAAAAAGATAAAGATCTCGCAAGTCTGCATACCATTCAGGGTTGGGATAAGGTTTTGGAAAAAGTTCAGGCCAACCTGGATGCGTACGAAAAAGACTTTGACAAACCCTTAAAACTGCAACTGGAAAAAATTTATGTCCGGGATCAAACCTTGCGACAACTTTATCAGGATGCTGAGGAAAAATTCGGTAGAGAATCCGATCAAATGAAATACTTCTGGAAACTCGTTTCCGAACAAGACAGCCTGAACGAAATCGAAGTAATACAAATCATCGAAGAAAGAGGCTGGGTAGGCAAAAGTCTGGTGGGCGGGCAGGCAAATATGACACTTTGGTTAGTGATTCAGCACGCCCCGTTAGAAACACAGGAAAAATATTTGCCATTGCTCAAAGAATCCGTGCTGAAGGGAGAGTCGCAGGGCAGCCATTTAGCGTTGCTGGAGGATAGAATTTTGATGCGCAACGGAAAACCGCAAACCTACGGTTCACAGATAATTACCGATACAAAGACCGGTAAACAAATCGTCTATGAAATAAGGGAACCAGAGTATGTCAATCAAAGAAGAAAGGCAGTAGGGCTGGGGCCAATCGAAGATTATGTAAAACGCTGGGGAATCGAATGGACGATCGGGCAAAAATTTGATTGA